The nucleotide window TATGGTAGAAAAATTAATATCATTTTCATTAAAAAACAGATTTGTTGTTTTACTCATCTCGGTCAGTTTATTTGCTTGGGGAGTGTATAGCGTTCAGCAAAATCCAATAGATGCCATTCCGGATTTGTCCGAAAATCAAGTAATTGTGTTTACGGAATGGATGGGAAGAAGCCCTCAGGTTATCGAATCACAAGTAACTTATCCTTTGGTGTCCAATCTGCAGGGAATCCCAAAAGTGAAGAATATTCGAGGCGCTTCTATGTTTGGAATGAGCTTCGTATATATCGTTTTTGAGGATAATGTCGATGTTTATTGGGCAAGAACCCGGGTTTTGGAAAGGCTGAATTATGCACAACGGTTACTACCTCAAAATGTGGTTCCAACCCTTGGACCTGATGGTACAGGTGTTGGTCATGTTTTTTGGTATCATTTTGAAGCCAATGGAATGGATTTGGGAGAGCAAAGAGCCTTGCAGGATTGGTATGTGAAATTTGCATTGCAAACTGTTCCCGGTGTTGCCGAAGTAGCTTCTTTTGGGGGTTTCGAAAAACAATACCAACTCGTTTTAGATCCTTTGAAAATGCAACATTACAATGTAAGCATAATGGAGGTGATGAACGCAGTAAAGGCTAATAACAATGATGTCGGGGGACGAAAATTCGAAATGAGTAATATGGCATACATCATAAGAGGCTTGGGGTATATTAAAAACAGCAAGGACATAGAAGATATTGCCATAAAAAACTACAATTCTATTCCGGTGCGGATAAAGGATATTGGTTCGATGCAAATGGGCGGAGACTTGCGTTTGGGAATTTTTGACGAAAATGGTACAGGAGAAGTAGTTGGCGGTATAGTGGTAATGCGGTATGGAGAAAATGCCGATAAAGTCATAAAAGCAGTAAAAGCAAAAATGAAAGAAGTGCAGAAAGGATTGCCTGATGGCGTTACTTTTAAAACCTCTTATGATAGAAGTGAATTGATTGAGAAAGCTATCGAATCGGTCAAAGGGACGTTAATGGAAGAAATGATTGCCGTTTCAATAGTGGTATTGGTATTTCTTTTTCATTGGCGAAGCGCATTGATTATTCTGATTCAAATACCAATTTCGGTCGCAGTTGCTTTTATTTTTCTGCAGGCTTTTGGGATATCTTCAAATATTATGTCGCTTACCGGAATTGCTTTGGCAATTGGTGTTTTGGTTGATGACGGAATTGTAATGGTAGAGAATGCCTACAGGACAATTTCTGAGAAACAAGAAGAAATGGATAATAACTAACAAGTCACTTAAAATGAATGATAAATTAAAAAATATATTCAGAAAAGGAAGCGACCCGTTGTCTTCTGAAGAAAAATTAAAGCTGATTGAAGCTTCTTCCAAGCTAGTTGGACCGGGAGTGTTTTATTCGACAGTAATTGTAATCACGTCATTTTTGCCTGTGTTCCTGCTTACCGGAATGGAAGGGAAATTATTTAGCCCATTGGCTTGGACGAAATCATTTATACTGATTGTTGATGCTTTTTTTGCCATAACACTTACGCCTGTACTGATTAGTTTTTTGTTAAAAGGAAAATTACGGACAGAAAACAAAAATCCAATAAATAGAAAGTTGGAAAATATTTACACACCTATTTTAACTTTTTGTTTAAAATGGAGGAAAGCTGTTTTGGCTGTCAATGTGGTAGCACTGTTAATTGGTGGATTAATGTTTACTCGCTTGGGTTCCGAATTTATGCCTCCGCTCGACGAAGGTTCCATTTTGTTTATGCCGGTGACATTGCCGGATGTGTCCAATTCTGAAGTGAAAAGGATCCTGCAGGTACAAGATCGATTAATCAAATCAATTCCCGAAGTGGCAAATGTTTTGGGAAAAGCGGGAAGGGCAAATACAGCAACCGATAATAGCCCCGTGAGTATGATTGAAACCATTGTTTTGCTAAAGCCCCGCCAAGAATGGAGAGATGGCAGAACAAAAGCGGATATTGTGAATGAAATAAATAACAAACTGCAAATACCGGGAGTGACCAATGGTTTTACCCAACCGATTATCAATCGTATCAATATGCTTTCTACCGGAATCAGAACTGATGTGGGTATAAAAATTTATGGGGAAAGCCTAGACACGATTAATGCATTGGC belongs to Flavobacterium aquiphilum and includes:
- a CDS encoding efflux RND transporter permease subunit, producing MVEKLISFSLKNRFVVLLISVSLFAWGVYSVQQNPIDAIPDLSENQVIVFTEWMGRSPQVIESQVTYPLVSNLQGIPKVKNIRGASMFGMSFVYIVFEDNVDVYWARTRVLERLNYAQRLLPQNVVPTLGPDGTGVGHVFWYHFEANGMDLGEQRALQDWYVKFALQTVPGVAEVASFGGFEKQYQLVLDPLKMQHYNVSIMEVMNAVKANNNDVGGRKFEMSNMAYIIRGLGYIKNSKDIEDIAIKNYNSIPVRIKDIGSMQMGGDLRLGIFDENGTGEVVGGIVVMRYGENADKVIKAVKAKMKEVQKGLPDGVTFKTSYDRSELIEKAIESVKGTLMEEMIAVSIVVLVFLFHWRSALIILIQIPISVAVAFIFLQAFGISSNIMSLTGIALAIGVLVDDGIVMVENAYRTISEKQEEMDNN